The Jatrophihabitans endophyticus genome includes the window CCTTCCGCGACGAGAGCGGTCGGACGTTGCTCGACTATCCCCGACCGTCGGTGGCCGTCGACGTCGCCCTGCTCACGCTCGTCCCGGCCGACGACGGGTACGCGCTGTCGGTGCTCGAGGTCCGGCGGGTGGGCGAGACGGGCTGGGTGCTGCCGGGCACCTTCCTGCGCGACGGCGAGCGGCTGGCCGAGGCCGCGCTCCGCGCGCTGGCGGCGAAGGCCGGCGTCACCGGGCTCTCGCCCCGGCAACTGCAGGTCTTCGACGCTCCCGACCGGGACGACCGCGGGTGGGTGCTGTCCGTCGCGCACGTCGACGCATGCCCGCTCGAGGGACTCGAGGGACGGGCGGACGCGACCCGACTGGTCTCGGCCGACTCGCCGGGGCGCCTGCCGTACGGCCACGGCGACATCGTCGCCCGGGCGGTGGCGGATCTTCGCGACCGCTATCTCTACGCGCCGGATCCCGACGGGTTCCTGCCCGAGTCCTTCACCCTGCGCGAGCTGCGCCAGGTGCACGAGTCGGTGGCCGGCTACGAGCTGCAGCGCGACACGTTCCGCCGGGCCATGGAACCCTCGCTCGCGTCGACCGGCGAGGTCAGCGTCGGCGGGCGTGGGCGGCCGGCCGAGCTGTACACACGCGCCTGACGCGCGGCGGCGGCAGAAGCAGAACCGCCCCGCACCCTGGGCGGGTACGGGGCGGGTTCGCGCGACGCGAGGTGAGTCAGACCGCGTGGACGTTCTGGGCCTGCGGGCCCTTCTGGCCCTGCGTGACCTCGAACTCGACCCGCTGGTTGTCCTCGAGGCTCTTGTAGCCGTCGCCGGTGATGCCGGAGAAGTGGACGAAGACGTCCGCGCCGCCGTCGTCGGGGGCGATGAAGCCATAGCCCTTTTCCGAGTTGAACCACTTCACAGTGCCCTGCGTCATTCCGTACTGCCTTTCACCGATCTACGGGGAGACAGCGCACCTCGCGCTGTCCCGGTCCGCTCAACTTGCCTGCCACGGTGGAAGACACGATGCGCTGCACTGGTCCGGCGGTCGTGGATTACGTCGACGGGCAGTACGTGAAGACCGCGGCGAGCATAACAGCGAAACACCCGTCCGTGGCTAGGGTCACGCCGGTGAAACGCCCGGAATGCCGGTGCGCAGGGGGGCGCCCAATTCGTGCAGGGCGCGCAGGGCAGCGCCGTAGGAGGCGAGCAGTGAGGTCTCGGTGTAGGGGATCTCGTGGTGCGCGCAGAACGAGCGGACGAGGTGCTGCGCATGGCGCAGGTTGGGGCGCGGCATGTTGGGGAACAGGTGGTGCTCGACCTGGTAGTTCAGGCCGCCCAGCACGAAGTCGGTGACGCGGCCGCCCCGCACGTTGCGTGACGTCAGCACCTGACGTCGCAGGAAGTCGATCTTGACGCCGGGGGCGATGACGGGCATCCCCTTGTGGTTGGGCGCGAACGAGCAGCCCATGTAGAGGCCGAAGACGGCCTGCTGGACACCGACGAAGACGAGCGCGTAGAGGGGGCCCACCACCCACAGCACCGCGCCCGCGTACCCGAGCACGTGCAGCGCGAACAGGACGATCTCGAGACGCCGGTACCTGCCGGCGGGCCGGCGGCGCAGCGAGGCGACGCTCGAGACGTGCAGGTTGAGGCCCTCCAGCGTCAGCAGCGGGAAGAACAGGTAGGCCTGGTTGCGGGTGACGAACCGCGCGAAGGCGCCGGTGCGGTTCGCCGCCTGCTCGGTCGTGAAGGCGAGGACGCCCTCGCCGATGTCCGGGTCGTGGCCCTCGTGGTTGGGCTTGGCGTGGTGCCGGTTGTGCTTGTCGACCCACCAGCCGTAGCTCAGGCCGGTCAGCAGATCCCCGGCCACGATGCCGAGCAGGTCGTTCGCCCGCCGTGAGCGCCACACCTGCTGGTGGCCGCCGTCGTGGCCGAGGAACGCGACCTGGGTGAAGACGAGGCCCATGACGGCGGCGACGATCGGCTGGAACCAGCTCCGTCCCACCACGACGAACGCGGCCCAGACGGCGACGTAGGCCAGCAGCGTGCCGGCGATGCGGATCGTGTAGCTGACGCGGCGACGGTCTAGGAGGTGCGCGTCGCGGATCTGCCGGCTCAGCGCGGCGAAGTCGCTGCCGCGGCGGACGGGTAGGGCAAGGCTCACGGCCGGCCTCCTGGAGGTCCAGTTGGCCGACAAGGGTTTGAGCCCGCCAAGTACTACCCACTGTGCCCGGTACAGGGGCCGTGCGCCAGACGGCCTGACGATATCCACAGCCTGCCTGCGCGGGATGTCCACAGCCCCGCCCGGGTTGTCGGCCCCCTTGGGCACCATGGCCCCATGACCGCCACCGTCGACCTGCGCTCCGCCGCGCAGGAGCACCTCGTCCGCCTCGCCGGCCCGAGCGCCCACCTGCGCGACGACCAGTGGCGCGCCATCGAGGCGCTGGTCGCGCGCCGGCGCAAGGCGGTCGTCATCCAGCGCACCGGCTGGGGCAAGTCGGCGGTGTACTGGATCGCGGCCGGGCTGCGCCGGGCGCAGGGCTTCGGGCCCACGCTCGTCATCTCCCCGCTGCTCGCCCTCATGCGCGACCAGGTGGCCGCCGCCGAGCGGTCGGGGCTGCGAGCGGTCACCCTCAACAGCGCCAACATCGACGACTGGCCCGCGATCGAGGCGCAGATCGCCGCCGACGAGGTCGACGTCCTGCTCATCTCGCCCGAGCGGTTGAACTCGTTCGGATTCCGGCAGCGGGTGCTGCCGCACCTGGCCGCGCGCATCGGCATGCTGGTCGTCGACGAGGCGCACTGCGTCTCGGACTGGGGATCGGACTTCCGGGCCGACTACCGGCGCATCAGGGACGTCCTGGCGGGGCTGCCCGAGGGCACGCCCGTGCTCGCCACGACCGCCACGGCGAACGACCGGGTCACCGCCGACGTCGCGGCGCAGCTGGGCACCGACACCCTCACGCTGCGCGGCTCGCTCGACCGCGAGAGCCTCGCGCTCTCGGTGATCGACACGCCGGACGTCGCCACCGCCTACGCCTGGATCGCCGACGCGCTGACCGGTGACGACCTGCCCGGCTCGGGGCTGATCTACACGCTGACCGTCGCCGGCACGACCCAGCTCGCGGACTTCCTGCGCGACCGCGGTCACGCGGTCGCGCCGTACTCGTCCGCCACACCGCCCGAGGAGCGGGCCGAGATCGAGCGGCGGCTGCTCGCCCACGAGCTGCGGGCCGTCGTCGCGACGTCGAGCCTGGGCATGGGGCTCGACCACCCCACGCTCGGCTTCGTGGTCAACCTCGGGGCGCCGGCGTCCCCGATCTCCTACTACCAGCAGGTGGGCCGGGCCGGGCGCGCGCTCGACGTGGCGCAGGCGGTGCTGCTGCCCACCGCGGCCGACACCAGGATCTGGGCCTACTTCGACTCCACCGCGTTCCCCGCCGAGGACCGTGTCCGTCGCGTGCTCGACGTGGTCGCCGACGGGCCGACGACGCTGCCGCGTATCGAGGCCGACTCCGGCCTGCGGCGCGGCCGGCTCGAGACCCTGCTCAAGGTGCTCGACGTCGAGGGCGCGGTCGAGCGCGCCGACGGCGGCTGGGTCGCCACCGGCCGCGAGTGGCGCTACGACGGTGAGCGCTACGCCGGCATCGCCGCCGCCCGCAAGCGGGAGCAGGCCGCGATGCTGGCCTACGAGCGCGCCGACACGTGCCTGATGCAGCAGCTGCGCCACGAGCTCGACGACACGACCGGCAGCGACTGCGGGCGGTGCGCGGTGTGCACCGGCCGGCTGCCCGCTCCCGGCACGTCCCCGTCGCCGGAGACGGTGCGGGCCGCGGTCACGCACCTGCGCTCGCAGACCACCGTGCTCGAACCGCGCAAGATGTGGCCATCGGGTCTGCCGCGGGACGGCTCGGGTGCGCCGGCCCGGCGCGGCAAGATCACCGAGTCGGCCCGCGCCGAGGCCGGCCGGGCGCTCGCGGTGGCCGAGGACCCGGCCTGGTCGGGTGCGGTGGCGGCCGCCTTCGCCGCCGACGAGCCGATGTCGCAGGAGCTGTTCGACGGGCTCGTCGCCACCCTGTCGCGCTGGGGGTGGCCGGCCGGGCGGCCCACGTGGGTCACCTGGGTGCCGTCGCGCACCCGGCCCGCGCTGCTCGCCGACGCCGCCCGGCGGCTGGCCGAGCTGGGTCGCATGGCCGTCGCCACGCCGCTACGGGCCGACGGCCCGGGCTCCCAGCGCGACGCCGCCACCAACGTCGACTCCGCGGCCGGTGCCCTCGCGCGGCTCTCGGTCGACGGCGAGGTCCCGCCCGGCCCGGTGCTGCTGCTCGACGACACCACCCGCAGCGGCTTCACCTTCACCGTCGCCGCGGCACTGCTGCGCGAGCACGGCGCCGGCCCGGTCTACCCACTCGCCCTGCACAAGACGTTCTGAGCGCGACGGCGACCGACCGCGCGCCGGGTGCACGTCAGCCGAGCGCGACCTCGCCGCGCACGCCGACGACGGTGTCACCGCCGACCCAGATCTCCCCGCCCTCGCAGACGACGTGCACTCGGCCGCGGCGGCCGAGCCGGGTGCCCTGGCTCGCC containing:
- a CDS encoding NUDIX hydrolase, which encodes MARAGSAQTGKRRRTFRDESGRTLLDYPRPSVAVDVALLTLVPADDGYALSVLEVRRVGETGWVLPGTFLRDGERLAEAALRALAAKAGVTGLSPRQLQVFDAPDRDDRGWVLSVAHVDACPLEGLEGRADATRLVSADSPGRLPYGHGDIVARAVADLRDRYLYAPDPDGFLPESFTLRELRQVHESVAGYELQRDTFRRAMEPSLASTGEVSVGGRGRPAELYTRA
- the cspE gene encoding transcription antiterminator/RNA stability regulator CspE, with amino-acid sequence MTQGTVKWFNSEKGYGFIAPDDGGADVFVHFSGITGDGYKSLEDNQRVEFEVTQGQKGPQAQNVHAV
- a CDS encoding fatty acid desaturase family protein, translating into MSLALPVRRGSDFAALSRQIRDAHLLDRRRVSYTIRIAGTLLAYVAVWAAFVVVGRSWFQPIVAAVMGLVFTQVAFLGHDGGHQQVWRSRRANDLLGIVAGDLLTGLSYGWWVDKHNRHHAKPNHEGHDPDIGEGVLAFTTEQAANRTGAFARFVTRNQAYLFFPLLTLEGLNLHVSSVASLRRRPAGRYRRLEIVLFALHVLGYAGAVLWVVGPLYALVFVGVQQAVFGLYMGCSFAPNHKGMPVIAPGVKIDFLRRQVLTSRNVRGGRVTDFVLGGLNYQVEHHLFPNMPRPNLRHAQHLVRSFCAHHEIPYTETSLLASYGAALRALHELGAPLRTGIPGVSPA
- a CDS encoding RecQ family ATP-dependent DNA helicase is translated as MTATVDLRSAAQEHLVRLAGPSAHLRDDQWRAIEALVARRRKAVVIQRTGWGKSAVYWIAAGLRRAQGFGPTLVISPLLALMRDQVAAAERSGLRAVTLNSANIDDWPAIEAQIAADEVDVLLISPERLNSFGFRQRVLPHLAARIGMLVVDEAHCVSDWGSDFRADYRRIRDVLAGLPEGTPVLATTATANDRVTADVAAQLGTDTLTLRGSLDRESLALSVIDTPDVATAYAWIADALTGDDLPGSGLIYTLTVAGTTQLADFLRDRGHAVAPYSSATPPEERAEIERRLLAHELRAVVATSSLGMGLDHPTLGFVVNLGAPASPISYYQQVGRAGRALDVAQAVLLPTAADTRIWAYFDSTAFPAEDRVRRVLDVVADGPTTLPRIEADSGLRRGRLETLLKVLDVEGAVERADGGWVATGREWRYDGERYAGIAAARKREQAAMLAYERADTCLMQQLRHELDDTTGSDCGRCAVCTGRLPAPGTSPSPETVRAAVTHLRSQTTVLEPRKMWPSGLPRDGSGAPARRGKITESARAEAGRALAVAEDPAWSGAVAAAFAADEPMSQELFDGLVATLSRWGWPAGRPTWVTWVPSRTRPALLADAARRLAELGRMAVATPLRADGPGSQRDAATNVDSAAGALARLSVDGEVPPGPVLLLDDTTRSGFTFTVAAALLREHGAGPVYPLALHKTF